A DNA window from Methylocystis heyeri contains the following coding sequences:
- the moxJ gene encoding methanol oxidation system protein MoxJ, whose product MGYLLLAPKRLAVAAVLACSGASAFAASLGLPSETAAVASRPAAEIQPPQDSKSLRICAAKKQPPLSLEDGSGLENRIAVELAEAMDLKPQFVWSDRPAIYLVRDYLDKKLCDVVIGLDAGDPRVGTSDPYYRTGYVFITRADRNLDIKSWSDPRLGGLGRIAVPFGSPAEALLKERGLYEEDMAYLYSLVNFRSARNEYTQIDPARMTAEVASGAAGAAVAFAPDIARYVKESSTQLRMTMLDDDAVKANGEKIPQRFNQSVGVRRDDAALLQRVNSALVRAKPKIDAILQAEGVPLLPIVK is encoded by the coding sequence ATGGGTTATCTTTTACTTGCGCCGAAACGGCTTGCCGTCGCCGCGGTCCTCGCGTGTTCGGGAGCGAGCGCGTTCGCCGCATCTCTCGGCTTGCCGTCGGAAACGGCGGCGGTGGCCTCCCGGCCGGCGGCGGAGATCCAGCCTCCCCAGGACTCAAAATCGCTGCGGATATGCGCCGCCAAAAAACAGCCGCCTCTGTCCCTGGAGGACGGCTCCGGTCTCGAAAACAGAATCGCCGTCGAACTGGCCGAGGCGATGGATCTCAAGCCGCAATTCGTCTGGAGCGATCGTCCGGCGATCTATCTCGTGCGGGACTATCTCGACAAGAAACTGTGCGATGTGGTGATCGGCCTGGATGCCGGGGACCCTCGCGTCGGGACCTCCGATCCGTACTATCGAACCGGCTATGTCTTCATAACCCGCGCCGATCGCAATCTCGACATCAAGTCCTGGTCCGACCCGAGGCTTGGCGGGCTCGGGCGCATAGCGGTTCCTTTCGGCTCTCCGGCAGAGGCGCTCCTGAAGGAAAGGGGACTCTATGAAGAGGACATGGCCTATCTCTATTCGCTGGTGAATTTCCGATCGGCGCGCAACGAATACACGCAGATCGATCCCGCGCGGATGACCGCGGAAGTCGCCTCTGGCGCAGCGGGCGCGGCCGTGGCCTTCGCGCCCGATATAGCGCGCTACGTGAAAGAGTCTTCGACGCAGCTGCGCATGACCATGCTCGACGACGACGCCGTAAAGGCGAATGGGGAAAAAATTCCGCAGCGTTTCAATCAGTCGGTCGGCGTGAGGCGTGACGACGCGGCCCTGCTGCAACGGGTGAATTCCGCCCTCGTCAGAGCAAAGCCGAAAATCGATGCGATCCTGCAGGCGGAAGGCGTTCCGCTCTTGCCGATCGTGAAATAA
- a CDS encoding methanol/ethanol family PQQ-dependent dehydrogenase, translating into MRKLVNSVSLLCICLATPLLLAPAALAEDRLEALSKSEDNWAMQGKNYSANHYSTLTQINADNVKNLKVAWSFSTGLLSGHEGSPLVADGKMYIHTSFPNNTFALNLDDPTRILWQDKPKQNAAARAVACCDIVNRGLAYWPGDGKTPSLIVKTLLDGNVVALNADTGATVWKIENSDYKVGSTLTVAPHVFKDIVLIGSSGAELGVRGYMTAYDVRTGEQKWRAYATGPDSDVLIGDDFNKANPHYGQKGLGTSTWEGDAWKIGGGTNWGWFAYDPGTNLVYYGSGNPAPWNETMRPGDNKWTMTIWGRDLDTGMAKFGYQKTPHDEWDFAGINFMMLSEQKDKDGKPRKLLTHPDRNGIVYTLDRTDGTLISADKIDDTVNVFKRVDIKTGLPVRDPEYGTRMDHLGKDICPSAMGYHNQGLDSYDPAKEVFFLGVNHICMDWEPFMLPYRAGQFFVGATLNMFPGPKGDRQKGEGLGQIKAYNAITGKFKWEKMERFAVWGGTAATAGNVVFYGTLDGFMKARNSDTGELLWKFKLPSGVIGHPIVYQHKGVEYLAILYGVGGWPGVGLVFDLQDPTAGLGAVGAFKQLANYTQMGGGVMVFSLNGQGPYDDINLGEYKPN; encoded by the coding sequence ATGAGGAAACTGGTGAATTCTGTTTCGCTGTTGTGCATCTGTCTCGCAACGCCGCTTCTTCTGGCGCCGGCTGCTCTCGCGGAGGACAGGCTCGAAGCCCTGTCCAAGAGCGAAGACAATTGGGCGATGCAGGGCAAAAACTACAGCGCCAATCACTACAGCACGCTCACGCAGATCAACGCCGATAACGTCAAAAATCTGAAGGTCGCGTGGTCGTTCTCGACCGGCCTTCTCAGCGGCCACGAGGGTTCCCCGCTCGTCGCCGACGGCAAGATGTATATTCATACCTCCTTCCCCAACAACACTTTCGCGTTGAATCTCGACGACCCGACCCGGATTCTCTGGCAGGACAAGCCCAAGCAAAACGCGGCCGCGCGCGCCGTCGCCTGCTGCGATATCGTCAATCGCGGCCTGGCCTATTGGCCCGGGGACGGCAAGACCCCCTCGCTCATCGTGAAGACGCTTCTCGACGGCAATGTCGTCGCCTTGAACGCCGACACCGGCGCGACCGTTTGGAAGATCGAGAACTCGGATTACAAGGTCGGTTCTACGCTCACGGTCGCTCCTCACGTGTTCAAGGACATCGTGCTCATCGGCAGCTCGGGGGCCGAACTCGGCGTCCGCGGCTATATGACCGCGTACGATGTCCGGACCGGCGAACAAAAATGGCGCGCCTATGCGACCGGCCCGGATTCCGACGTCCTGATCGGGGACGACTTCAACAAGGCCAATCCGCACTACGGCCAGAAGGGCCTCGGCACTTCGACATGGGAAGGCGACGCCTGGAAGATCGGCGGCGGCACCAACTGGGGCTGGTTCGCTTATGACCCGGGCACGAACCTCGTCTATTACGGCAGCGGAAATCCGGCGCCCTGGAATGAGACCATGCGTCCCGGCGACAACAAATGGACGATGACCATCTGGGGCCGCGATCTCGATACCGGCATGGCCAAGTTCGGCTATCAGAAAACCCCGCACGACGAGTGGGATTTCGCAGGCATCAACTTCATGATGCTCTCGGAGCAGAAGGACAAGGACGGCAAGCCGCGCAAGCTCCTGACCCATCCCGATCGCAACGGCATCGTCTATACGCTCGACCGCACCGACGGCACGCTGATTTCGGCCGACAAGATCGACGACACGGTGAACGTGTTCAAGAGGGTCGACATAAAGACCGGCCTGCCGGTGCGCGATCCAGAATATGGCACGCGTATGGATCATCTGGGCAAAGACATCTGCCCGTCGGCCATGGGCTATCACAACCAGGGCCTGGATTCCTACGATCCCGCCAAGGAGGTGTTCTTCCTCGGCGTGAACCATATCTGCATGGACTGGGAGCCCTTCATGCTTCCCTACCGCGCGGGTCAGTTCTTCGTCGGCGCGACGCTCAACATGTTCCCGGGCCCGAAGGGCGATCGCCAAAAGGGTGAAGGCCTCGGCCAGATCAAGGCTTACAACGCCATCACCGGCAAGTTCAAATGGGAGAAGATGGAGCGCTTCGCCGTTTGGGGCGGAACCGCCGCCACTGCCGGCAATGTGGTGTTCTACGGAACGCTCGACGGCTTCATGAAGGCCCGTAACAGCGACACCGGCGAGTTGTTGTGGAAGTTCAAGCTTCCCTCCGGCGTGATCGGCCATCCGATCGTCTATCAGCACAAGGGCGTCGAATATCTGGCGATCCTGTATGGAGTCGGCGGGTGGCCGGGAGTGGGTCTCGTGTTCGACCTGCAGGATCCGACTGCGGGCCTCGGCGCGGTGGGCGCCTTCAAGCAACTCGCCAATTACACTCAGATGGGCGGCGGCGTGATGGTGTTCTCGCTGAACGGTCAGGGACCGTACGACGACATCAATCTCGGTGAATATAAGCCGAACTGA
- a CDS encoding cytochrome c: MIPSYKRSPRSIPFVSRPHWSRCLIAICATLCITGAQATPSDPERGRYLVEALMACDNCHTPRTSDGYVHAKRFSGGTQLFSDKDYSVRGSNISPDLETGVGAWSDAELGAAIISGVNPKGRLAPVMPSESYRALTPSDLDAVVAFLRSIPAVKSTLPPQERHGALEPRRATPGAERPFSEKDLADPIKRGLYVASLSRCMSCHSSDVDGAPDPVGHLGQGGRIFRTPAGVAVASNITSHPTKGVGAWSVDQLKRAITQGTDRDGRPLAPTMANLSKAHFSRMTEEDLDALIAWLRTVPPE; this comes from the coding sequence ATGATCCCCAGTTATAAGCGCTCGCCGCGCTCCATCCCGTTCGTGTCGAGGCCGCATTGGTCGCGTTGCCTCATTGCAATTTGTGCGACACTCTGCATCACCGGGGCACAGGCGACGCCTTCCGATCCTGAGCGCGGCAGATATCTCGTCGAAGCGCTCATGGCGTGCGACAATTGCCATACGCCCCGCACATCGGACGGCTACGTTCACGCGAAAAGGTTCTCCGGCGGAACGCAGCTGTTCTCCGACAAGGACTACTCGGTCAGAGGCTCGAATATTTCGCCGGACCTCGAGACCGGCGTCGGCGCGTGGTCGGACGCGGAGCTCGGCGCCGCGATCATCTCCGGCGTGAATCCAAAGGGGCGTTTGGCGCCCGTTATGCCCTCGGAATCATACCGGGCGCTGACGCCGAGCGATTTAGACGCCGTTGTCGCTTTCCTGCGCAGCATCCCCGCGGTCAAATCCACTCTCCCGCCGCAAGAGCGCCATGGAGCGCTGGAGCCGCGCCGCGCGACGCCCGGCGCCGAGCGGCCGTTCTCGGAAAAAGATCTCGCCGATCCGATAAAGCGCGGCCTCTACGTCGCTTCACTCTCCCGATGCATGAGCTGTCACAGCAGCGACGTCGACGGCGCGCCGGACCCGGTTGGTCATTTGGGGCAGGGAGGCCGGATATTCCGAACGCCCGCGGGCGTCGCCGTGGCCTCGAACATAACATCTCACCCGACGAAGGGCGTCGGCGCCTGGTCGGTCGACCAGCTCAAGCGCGCGATAACGCAAGGAACAGATCGCGACGGCCGACCGCTTGCGCCCACCATGGCCAATCTCTCGAAGGCGCATTTCTCAAGGATGACGGAAGAGGACCTCGATGCGTTGATCGCATGGCTGCGAACGGTCCCGCCCGAATAA
- a CDS encoding calcium-binding protein, which yields MTLAKMFVIGLIGGGLSLSGAFFFPTPSFAQQAAIKALDADNDGTLDLGEVTKAAQIVFDRLEKDQDATLDRKEIGSRLNAKEFSAADPDKDTTLTKEEYVALAAKLFKQADVEGDGTLDARELRSKAGRALLRLIR from the coding sequence ATGACGCTCGCAAAGATGTTCGTGATCGGATTGATCGGCGGAGGCTTGTCGTTGAGCGGGGCGTTCTTCTTCCCTACCCCGTCCTTCGCGCAGCAGGCCGCGATAAAGGCGCTCGATGCCGACAATGACGGCACTCTGGATCTGGGTGAGGTGACCAAAGCGGCGCAGATCGTATTTGATCGTCTCGAAAAGGATCAGGATGCGACGCTCGACCGCAAAGAAATCGGCTCCCGCCTGAATGCGAAGGAGTTCTCCGCAGCGGACCCGGATAAGGACACGACATTGACCAAAGAGGAATATGTCGCGCTCGCCGCCAAGCTGTTCAAGCAAGCCGACGTCGAAGGCGACGGCACGCTCGACGCCAGGGAGCTTCGTTCGAAGGCAGGCCGCGCGCTTTTGCGCTTGATCCGGTGA
- a CDS encoding ABC transporter substrate-binding protein — MCGGSASAELAVRTEVLREVHSRETISILDIPANDDTIAGARLGAFDTTTTGKFFGQSFEVLDQILLDGEDIDSAIQFLAYNGVALIVADPSAHHLLSAAGIAKPKNLPLFNVSATDDRLREEDCRSNILHVVPTRSILAVIHQFFRTRHFGRRSSGIEMQAQIDKRIFSAEAPPPG; from the coding sequence TTGTGCGGCGGCTCCGCTTCGGCGGAGCTCGCCGTCAGGACCGAGGTTCTTCGAGAGGTTCACAGTCGGGAGACGATCTCCATCCTCGACATTCCAGCGAACGACGACACGATCGCCGGCGCCCGGCTTGGAGCATTCGACACCACCACCACCGGTAAATTTTTCGGTCAGTCATTCGAAGTATTGGACCAGATTCTCTTGGACGGAGAGGATATCGACAGCGCCATTCAATTTCTCGCGTATAATGGAGTTGCGCTGATTGTCGCAGATCCGTCCGCTCACCATCTGCTGTCGGCTGCAGGGATCGCAAAGCCGAAGAACCTCCCGCTGTTCAACGTCTCCGCCACGGACGACCGTCTGCGCGAAGAGGATTGTAGAAGCAATATCCTGCATGTCGTTCCGACGCGATCGATATTGGCCGTCATTCACCAATTCTTCCGAACTCGACACTTTGGGCGTCGATCGTCCGGAATCGAAATGCAGGCTCAAATAGACAAAAGAATTTTTTCGGCCGAAGCGCCGCCACCGGGTTGA
- a CDS encoding TonB-dependent receptor: MRNPIAFRAGVSLLAILAGGAAGAQEALPDIDVGAAAPLRAPAPRPLAPAPSTSAPGGTAVSAAPAPALSKTPAMVNVTTAREIAETHEFDVARALERVAPGVLIEDVTGNPFQPQVDFRGFVASPVAGTPIGLAVYQNGIRINEAWGDTVNWDLIPSVAIDRTSIVTGNPLFGLNAIGGAVVLDMKNGFTYHGFEADARGGSFGRRQGAMQLGVEKDGFATYVALEAAGDNGYRKFSGSQIERMYGDLGWRGDSAEIHATMQLAQNRFGVSGPAPLDLVSIDPSSVYTTPQTTKNTLSQFSVNGAFTPAPNWRILADLHYRAFDQVHQDGNTTNFASCGGATLCDQNGDPTVMPDFFGGSVPLAVIDRTWTSSRTVGGTAQIENSEKIFGRPNTATLGVSYDHGWTLFNASEELGVLNPYDLSVAGLGIINTAPSADVSPVKLNAENSYLGVYARDQLELTDQLTATAGVRFNYALINLYDHFSNQLNGDSIYTHVNPMVGATYKITPDLAAYASYSESNRAPTPLELGCANPNQPCLIDNFLVSDPPLQQVVAHTIESGLRGDFKPSSYLPAAAWLPGRVDWSAGVFRTTSFNDILSVPSVVTGQGYFTNAGTTQRQGIETQWRYTDEKLSAYINYTLTDATFRSMVELGSPNNPLVVGLNAFAGIPASSLLVMPGSHMASVPKHRLKAGVDYALTNEWKIGGDLVFVANSYLRGDEINAFGVLPSYATLNLRSSYQVTKNFQVYGLIDNVTNTRPQSFGTFFGTTDIPFLSFANPRTVSIGPPIGFYAGAKVTF, translated from the coding sequence ATGAGAAACCCTATTGCATTCAGGGCGGGCGTCAGCCTTCTCGCGATCCTCGCCGGCGGCGCAGCCGGCGCCCAGGAGGCTTTGCCGGATATCGATGTCGGCGCTGCAGCGCCCCTGCGGGCGCCCGCTCCTCGTCCGCTCGCGCCCGCGCCCTCGACTTCCGCGCCGGGGGGGACCGCTGTTTCCGCCGCCCCGGCTCCCGCGCTGAGCAAGACCCCGGCGATGGTCAACGTCACCACGGCCAGGGAAATCGCCGAGACGCATGAATTCGACGTGGCGCGGGCGCTGGAGCGCGTCGCGCCGGGCGTCCTGATCGAGGATGTCACTGGAAATCCCTTCCAGCCTCAGGTGGATTTCCGGGGGTTCGTCGCCTCGCCGGTCGCCGGCACGCCGATCGGCCTCGCCGTCTACCAGAATGGCATCCGCATCAACGAGGCCTGGGGCGACACCGTCAACTGGGATTTGATCCCGAGCGTCGCCATCGACCGCACCTCCATCGTCACCGGCAATCCGCTGTTCGGCCTCAACGCCATCGGCGGCGCCGTCGTGCTCGATATGAAGAACGGCTTCACCTACCACGGTTTTGAGGCCGACGCCCGCGGCGGCAGCTTCGGCCGGCGCCAGGGCGCGATGCAACTGGGCGTCGAAAAGGACGGCTTCGCGACTTACGTCGCCCTGGAGGCGGCCGGCGACAACGGCTATCGCAAATTCTCGGGCTCGCAGATCGAACGCATGTATGGCGATCTGGGCTGGCGCGGCGACAGCGCCGAGATCCATGCGACCATGCAGCTCGCTCAGAATCGTTTCGGCGTCTCGGGCCCGGCGCCGCTGGACCTCGTGAGCATCGACCCCAGCTCCGTCTACACGACGCCACAGACGACGAAGAACACGTTGTCGCAGTTCAGCGTGAATGGAGCTTTCACGCCTGCGCCGAACTGGAGGATCCTCGCCGACCTGCACTATCGCGCCTTTGATCAGGTCCATCAGGACGGCAACACCACCAACTTCGCCTCCTGCGGCGGCGCCACGCTGTGCGATCAGAACGGCGATCCGACGGTCATGCCCGATTTCTTCGGGGGCAGCGTCCCGCTCGCCGTAATCGACCGCACCTGGACCAGCTCGCGCACCGTCGGCGGCACGGCGCAGATCGAGAACAGCGAGAAAATCTTCGGCCGGCCCAACACCGCGACCCTCGGCGTCAGCTACGATCACGGCTGGACTCTGTTCAACGCCAGCGAGGAACTGGGCGTGCTGAACCCCTACGACCTGTCGGTCGCAGGGCTCGGCATCATCAATACGGCGCCCTCGGCCGACGTGTCTCCGGTCAAGCTCAATGCCGAGAACAGCTATCTCGGGGTCTACGCCCGCGATCAGTTGGAGCTGACCGACCAGCTCACCGCGACCGCAGGCGTGCGTTTCAATTACGCGCTGATCAACCTCTACGACCATTTCAGCAACCAGCTGAACGGCGACAGCATCTATACGCATGTCAATCCGATGGTCGGCGCGACCTATAAGATCACCCCTGATCTTGCGGCCTATGCGAGCTATTCGGAGTCGAACCGCGCGCCGACGCCGCTGGAGCTCGGTTGCGCCAACCCCAATCAGCCCTGCCTGATCGATAATTTTCTCGTCTCCGATCCGCCGTTGCAACAGGTGGTGGCGCATACGATCGAAAGCGGCTTGCGCGGTGATTTCAAGCCGTCGTCATATCTTCCCGCCGCCGCCTGGCTGCCGGGACGCGTGGACTGGTCGGCCGGCGTGTTTCGCACGACGAGTTTCAACGACATATTGAGCGTGCCCTCGGTCGTCACGGGGCAGGGCTATTTCACCAACGCCGGCACGACGCAGCGTCAGGGCATAGAGACGCAATGGCGTTACACCGACGAGAAGCTCTCGGCCTATATCAACTACACGCTGACCGACGCGACCTTCCGTTCGATGGTGGAACTGGGTTCGCCCAACAATCCCCTGGTGGTGGGGCTCAACGCCTTCGCTGGGATTCCAGCCTCGTCGCTCCTCGTCATGCCGGGCTCGCACATGGCCTCTGTGCCGAAGCATCGCCTGAAGGCGGGCGTCGATTATGCGCTCACCAACGAGTGGAAGATCGGCGGCGACCTCGTGTTCGTCGCCAACAGCTATCTGCGCGGCGACGAGATCAATGCCTTCGGTGTGCTCCCCTCTTACGCCACGCTCAATCTGCGCAGCTCCTATCAGGTGACGAAAAACTTCCAGGTCTATGGCCTCATAGACAATGTCACCAACACGCGCCCGCAATCCTTCGGAACCTTCTTCGGCACTACGGACATTCCTTTCCTGTCCTTCGCCAATCCCCGGACGGTTTCCATCGGCCCGCCGATCGGCTTCTACGCCGGTGCAAAGGTCACATTTTAG
- a CDS encoding LysR family transcriptional regulator — MDLTAALRAFVRIVERGSMTEAASDLGVSQPAVSKLLRNLEAHIGTRLIERNPRAMRPTAQGVALYEAAGGALAVIDAAIEGARGGASAICGHLRLHGPTCIGERHLHRVVANFQERYPAVTVELTLENRAVDLIHENMDLALRMGRPSDQSLILRRIGFSRRILVASPRYLEGRPPIEICEDLAGHDMVVTNASLSGSALPLRRGLQRAEIPVRPKLTTNNAQVLVDALMAGGGVGTAQVLLVAEQLKNGSLVRVLPEYEIEPREFFLVYPSSKFLRPTVRAFVDFAAPALQQVEGIY, encoded by the coding sequence ATGGATCTCACAGCGGCCCTCCGCGCCTTCGTCCGCATCGTGGAGAGAGGCTCGATGACCGAGGCCGCGTCGGACCTCGGCGTTTCGCAGCCGGCGGTCAGCAAGCTTCTGCGTAATCTCGAGGCGCATATCGGAACGAGGCTGATCGAAAGAAACCCGCGCGCCATGCGTCCGACTGCGCAAGGGGTGGCGCTCTATGAGGCCGCGGGAGGGGCGCTCGCCGTCATCGACGCGGCGATAGAGGGCGCCCGCGGCGGCGCCAGCGCGATTTGCGGACATTTGCGCCTGCACGGGCCGACCTGCATCGGCGAACGCCATCTGCACCGCGTGGTCGCAAATTTCCAGGAACGCTATCCGGCTGTCACCGTAGAATTGACGCTCGAGAACCGGGCGGTCGATCTGATCCATGAGAACATGGATCTGGCGCTGCGCATGGGGCGACCGTCGGATCAAAGCCTGATCCTGCGCCGCATCGGATTCAGCCGAAGAATCCTGGTCGCATCTCCTCGATATCTCGAAGGGCGGCCGCCGATAGAGATTTGTGAAGATCTCGCCGGCCACGACATGGTCGTGACCAACGCCTCTCTTTCCGGCTCGGCGCTCCCCTTGCGCAGAGGGCTCCAGCGCGCTGAAATTCCGGTCCGACCCAAGCTGACGACGAATAATGCGCAGGTTCTGGTCGACGCCTTGATGGCGGGCGGGGGCGTCGGGACCGCACAGGTCCTGCTCGTCGCCGAGCAGTTGAAGAACGGGTCGCTGGTCCGGGTTCTGCCCGAATATGAAATCGAGCCGAGGGAGTTCTTCCTGGTCTATCCTTCCTCGAAATTTCTTCGGCCGACGGTCCGCGCCTTTGTCGATTTTGCGGCGCCGGCGTTGCAACAAGTCGAGGGAATCTACTGA
- a CDS encoding alpha/beta fold hydrolase: protein MAVRTGRRAFLIGASGVVMEPMLATMSAPGAIALPAAIGQTLEAPALPKGGASQFAEVNGVRLHYVSVGSGPVVILLHGWPQTWLAWRGTMERLASQFRLIAPDLRGVGLSERPPSGYDKRTIAADIAALVDHVAGGRAHVVGHDMGGKAAYMLANLHPESIEKLVLVDCLLPGTENMDALRGGAWHYGFHMAPDIPEMLTKGRERDYIAAQIRAWSHRKGAIGEAEIAEFARHYASPGGMAAGFAYYRALREDAALAASFKERVMNMPVLAIGGRYGVGAKLAEAIARQARNLTAVIAEDSGHFVAEETPDFFCEQLQRFLAA, encoded by the coding sequence ATGGCTGTGAGAACTGGGCGCCGCGCCTTCCTGATCGGAGCTTCAGGCGTCGTCATGGAGCCGATGCTGGCGACGATGTCGGCGCCGGGCGCGATCGCTCTGCCGGCAGCCATAGGGCAAACCCTTGAAGCGCCCGCCCTGCCCAAGGGCGGAGCAAGCCAATTCGCCGAGGTGAACGGCGTTCGGCTGCATTATGTCAGCGTGGGTTCCGGACCTGTCGTGATCCTGCTCCATGGCTGGCCGCAAACCTGGCTCGCTTGGCGCGGGACGATGGAGCGGCTCGCGTCGCAATTCAGGCTGATCGCGCCCGACCTCCGGGGCGTCGGGCTATCCGAGCGGCCTCCGAGCGGCTACGACAAACGAACCATCGCCGCCGACATCGCCGCTCTCGTCGATCATGTCGCAGGAGGGCGGGCTCACGTCGTGGGACATGATATGGGCGGCAAGGCGGCCTATATGCTCGCCAATCTCCACCCCGAAAGCATCGAGAAGCTGGTTCTCGTCGACTGCCTGCTTCCCGGCACGGAAAATATGGACGCTCTTCGCGGAGGCGCCTGGCACTACGGCTTTCACATGGCCCCTGATATTCCGGAGATGCTGACCAAGGGACGAGAGCGCGATTACATCGCGGCTCAGATTCGCGCCTGGTCCCACCGGAAGGGCGCCATCGGCGAAGCCGAAATCGCTGAATTCGCCCGGCATTATGCATCTCCTGGAGGCATGGCGGCGGGCTTCGCCTATTACAGGGCGCTTCGTGAAGACGCGGCGCTGGCGGCGTCCTTCAAAGAGCGGGTGATGAACATGCCCGTTCTGGCGATCGGGGGGCGCTATGGCGTCGGGGCGAAGCTCGCCGAGGCGATCGCAAGACAGGCGCGCAACCTCACCGCCGTGATCGCCGAGGACAGCGGCCACTTCGTCGCTGAAGAAACGCCCGATTTCTTTTGCGAGCAGCTCCAGCGATTTTTGGCGGCGTGA
- a CDS encoding GNAT family N-acetyltransferase translates to MPKIRPALIDDAPAIASIYGPYVVETAISFEIEPPDAEEIARRIANCMTAYPWLVAECDGKVAGYAYAGRHGARAAYDWSAEVSIYLHPDHCRKGVGRALYRTLFRLLQRQGVHAVFAVITLPNDPSVALHHALGMEEIGVYAQAGFKFGEWRDVLTMGVTISGGEAPLGPVTPFPRLDLLSEDFERA, encoded by the coding sequence ATGCCGAAGATCAGACCTGCGCTCATCGACGACGCTCCGGCGATCGCGTCCATCTATGGCCCCTATGTCGTCGAAACGGCGATTTCATTCGAGATTGAACCGCCCGACGCCGAAGAGATCGCTCGGCGCATTGCGAACTGCATGACCGCCTATCCCTGGCTCGTCGCAGAATGTGATGGAAAGGTCGCGGGTTACGCATACGCCGGTCGTCACGGCGCGCGCGCGGCCTATGATTGGTCGGCGGAAGTGTCGATCTATCTGCACCCCGACCACTGCCGGAAAGGCGTCGGCCGAGCGCTCTACCGAACGCTCTTCCGCCTTCTCCAGCGTCAGGGCGTCCACGCCGTGTTCGCCGTGATCACCTTGCCGAACGACCCCAGCGTGGCGCTCCACCACGCTTTGGGCATGGAGGAAATCGGGGTCTATGCGCAAGCCGGCTTCAAATTCGGCGAATGGCGCGACGTGTTGACGATGGGCGTGACGATTTCGGGCGGAGAGGCGCCCCTGGGACCGGTGACGCCTTTCCCCCGGCTCGATCTGCTCTCTGAAGATTTCGAACGAGCGTGA
- a CDS encoding helix-turn-helix domain-containing protein, giving the protein MTNIIDDTDQALAARLGREREARGWSLAELAERSGVSKAMLSKVERAEASPTANTLARIATAYGLTLANLLTFESGEAPKRLSRAEAQPVWQDPETGYIRKQIFADPRRLELAEIILPAGRSVAFPASAYSSWSHVIWVVAGRLEVTEGHEKHVVQPGDRLQLGEPADVTYSNVSGKPCRYLVALAPREAPRLVRRSR; this is encoded by the coding sequence ATGACTAATATAATAGACGACACCGATCAAGCCCTCGCAGCACGCCTCGGTCGTGAGCGAGAGGCCCGCGGATGGTCGCTCGCCGAGCTTGCGGAGCGCTCTGGCGTCTCGAAGGCCATGCTCAGCAAGGTCGAGCGCGCAGAAGCGAGTCCGACCGCAAACACGCTCGCCCGCATCGCAACGGCGTATGGTCTCACGCTCGCGAATCTCCTCACCTTCGAATCGGGAGAAGCGCCGAAGCGCCTGTCGCGGGCCGAAGCGCAGCCGGTTTGGCAGGATCCGGAAACCGGCTATATCCGCAAACAAATATTCGCCGATCCGCGCCGGCTCGAGCTTGCCGAGATCATTCTGCCCGCGGGGCGGAGCGTAGCCTTCCCCGCCAGCGCCTATTCGAGCTGGAGCCATGTGATTTGGGTTGTCGCCGGCCGCCTCGAGGTGACCGAGGGACATGAGAAGCATGTCGTTCAGCCAGGCGATCGTCTGCAGCTCGGCGAACCGGCTGACGTGACTTATAGCAATGTTTCCGGCAAGCCCTGCCGCTACCTCGTCGCTTTAGCGCCAAGAGAAGCGCCGAGGTTGGTTAGGCGCTCCCGTTGA
- a CDS encoding site-specific integrase produces MGRLGKALERAETEGIPWIDEEPQSKHGAKPENRRSIFDPFAVAAIRLLILTGMRPREVLNLEWGHVDFERSALFLPDSKTGRKTVILGGPALQVLSELPRIEKCPFVIAGRNLEKPRADLNRPWVAVRRYAKLEGVRLYDLRHSFASVGAGASLGLPIVGKLLGHSQPATTNRYAHLDADPLRHAANAISTSIAAALAGDAPKPQQFDSK; encoded by the coding sequence ATGGGGCGACTCGGCAAAGCGCTAGAGCGCGCCGAAACCGAAGGCATTCCCTGGATAGACGAGGAACCCCAATCGAAACACGGGGCAAAGCCCGAAAACCGTCGCAGCATTTTCGATCCGTTCGCCGTGGCGGCTATCCGCCTTCTCATCCTTACGGGCATGCGCCCGCGCGAGGTTTTGAACCTGGAGTGGGGTCACGTCGACTTCGAACGCAGCGCACTGTTTCTTCCCGACAGCAAGACGGGGCGTAAGACGGTCATCCTCGGCGGACCAGCACTCCAAGTGCTCAGCGAACTTCCCCGCATCGAAAAGTGTCCTTTTGTGATCGCTGGTCGCAACCTCGAAAAGCCGCGCGCAGATCTGAACCGGCCTTGGGTGGCAGTCCGCCGTTACGCCAAGCTCGAAGGTGTGCGTCTTTACGATCTACGCCATTCCTTCGCCAGCGTGGGAGCAGGCGCCTCGTTGGGGCTGCCGATCGTCGGGAAGCTCCTCGGTCACTCGCAACCAGCAACCACGAACCGATACGCGCATCTCGACGCCGACCCACTGCGTCACGCCGCCAACGCCATTTCGACTTCAATTGCTGCGGCGCTGGCGGGAGACGCTCCGAAACCGCAACAGTTCGACTCTAAATGA